In Prevotella sp. oral taxon 475, one DNA window encodes the following:
- a CDS encoding RagB/SusD family nutrient uptake outer membrane protein: MKKKNIVRLLSLGTLFAAMGTLSSCTSGFEDANRPEHKASGEDLLRDNYSTGSFLIQMQNEAFPEQENTYQMTEDLIGNYLGRYMTYANDGFSDKNFARFNAKNGWVNWPFTNSMPKTASAFNEIARVTGKQGITYAQALILKVQSYLRLTDMYGPLPIGEETDKNAYSSQEKIYKTLIADLDAAVNILQPLQSTTANEEYDKVYGGKVANWYKLANSLKLRMAIRMRFVEPAYAKQVGEAAVASGVITENAENCAITYTPNGQYKTSVEWGDSRACADLESYMTGYSDPRLTKFFKSPEKTGSRDVIGCLAGARITNKVTADKIYSAANVSSSTRGVWMTAAEVTFCRAEGALAGWNGMGGTVKDLYEKAITLSFEQWGASDVTSYLANSTAKQADYTDATDGFGTSQSAVSTITIQWDDTATDEEKLERLITQKWIALFPDGQEGWNEIRRTGYPKVFPVAQSTGGYTIKVPNRIPFDADEVTKNPANYRKAVELLGGNDDYATKMWWQKK, from the coding sequence ATGAAAAAGAAAAATATAGTGAGGTTGCTCTCCTTGGGCACGCTATTTGCAGCCATGGGGACACTGTCTTCTTGCACCTCAGGGTTCGAAGATGCCAATCGTCCGGAACATAAAGCCTCCGGAGAGGATCTCTTGAGAGATAATTATTCAACTGGTTCTTTCTTGATCCAAATGCAAAATGAGGCCTTCCCCGAACAGGAAAATACCTATCAGATGACAGAAGACTTGATCGGAAACTACCTGGGACGGTATATGACCTATGCAAACGATGGCTTTTCGGATAAGAACTTTGCACGTTTCAATGCCAAAAATGGATGGGTGAACTGGCCTTTCACCAACTCAATGCCCAAAACAGCTTCGGCTTTCAACGAGATTGCACGAGTGACGGGTAAGCAAGGCATCACCTATGCGCAGGCATTGATCTTGAAAGTGCAGTCGTATTTGCGTCTGACAGATATGTACGGACCCCTTCCCATCGGCGAAGAGACCGATAAGAACGCGTATTCTTCTCAAGAAAAGATTTATAAAACCTTGATTGCCGATCTCGATGCGGCCGTAAATATCCTGCAACCTCTTCAATCTACAACGGCTAATGAGGAATATGACAAGGTGTATGGCGGCAAAGTGGCCAACTGGTACAAGCTGGCCAACTCTCTAAAGCTGCGTATGGCCATCCGTATGCGTTTTGTCGAGCCGGCTTATGCGAAACAAGTGGGTGAAGCTGCAGTAGCTTCTGGCGTGATAACAGAGAACGCTGAGAACTGCGCTATTACTTATACGCCTAACGGACAGTATAAAACCTCAGTGGAATGGGGCGACAGTCGGGCGTGCGCCGACCTGGAAAGCTACATGACAGGCTACAGCGATCCACGTCTAACGAAGTTCTTTAAGAGTCCTGAAAAGACAGGATCGCGTGATGTGATCGGATGTTTGGCGGGCGCAAGAATCACGAATAAGGTTACGGCCGATAAGATTTATTCAGCAGCAAACGTCTCTTCGTCTACTCGTGGCGTATGGATGACGGCGGCAGAGGTCACTTTCTGTCGAGCAGAAGGCGCTTTAGCCGGCTGGAATGGTATGGGTGGCACTGTAAAAGACCTGTATGAGAAAGCCATTACCTTGTCATTCGAACAGTGGGGAGCCTCTGATGTAACCAGTTATCTGGCCAATAGCACCGCAAAACAAGCCGATTATACGGATGCTACGGATGGTTTCGGCACATCTCAGTCGGCTGTTAGCACCATCACCATTCAGTGGGATGACACCGCTACCGATGAAGAAAAGCTCGAAAGACTCATTACCCAGAAATGGATTGCTCTCTTCCCTGACGGTCAAGAAGGCTGGAACGAGATTCGCCGGACAGGCTATCCCAAGGTATTTCCTGTGGCACAGAGCACCGGAGGCTATACCATCAAGGTGCCCAATCGCATTCCTTTCGATGCCGATGAAGTGACAAAGAACCCTGCTAACTACCGAAAGGCAGTGGAATTGCTGGGCGGAAACGATGATTATGCGACCAAAATGTGGTGGCAAAAGAAATAA
- the pncB gene encoding nicotinate phosphoribosyltransferase, with protein MRQIIRHFTDNDAYTFSCQYYVLQTYPRAEVEYTFFDRNQTVYPKGFSDLVQQQIDLMRNVKITEEEIAFMQQRMYYLPQWYFTFLRGYSFNPAEVHIGQTAEGKLEISIRGKWYSTIMWEMPVLSIISELMHNLRGDLLRYDARREYERAAEKAREILRGGLILGDMGTRRRLSFAHHDSVIRAMKEMVEQEGETVEGKFCPWAGRFTGTSNVYLAMKYKLVPIGTMSHQLIEFEENVSSIFECNFNVMRKFSDVYDGDNGIYLYDCFGDKVFFNNLSKRMALMFTGLRVDSGVEEEQTERIIEKYRSLGINPATKQVVYSNGLNIRRALEIHRFVDGRVQDSYGMGTFLTCDVENCEPMNIVVKLTQCRITEKREWHDCVKLSCDKGKTLGNPDKCAYLLKLIE; from the coding sequence ATGAGACAAATCATCCGGCATTTCACCGACAACGATGCTTACACTTTCAGCTGCCAATACTATGTTTTGCAGACCTATCCGCGTGCTGAGGTGGAATATACGTTCTTCGACCGCAACCAAACGGTCTATCCCAAGGGATTTTCTGACCTTGTGCAACAGCAAATCGACTTGATGCGCAACGTGAAAATCACTGAAGAGGAAATCGCTTTCATGCAGCAACGCATGTATTATCTGCCGCAATGGTACTTCACTTTTCTGCGCGGCTACTCTTTTAATCCGGCCGAGGTGCATATCGGTCAAACGGCGGAAGGGAAACTCGAGATTTCGATTCGCGGCAAATGGTATTCCACCATCATGTGGGAGATGCCTGTTCTCTCGATTATCTCCGAACTGATGCACAACCTCCGCGGCGACCTCTTACGCTACGATGCTCGGCGGGAGTATGAAAGGGCGGCTGAGAAAGCACGTGAGATTCTGCGCGGCGGGCTCATTTTAGGCGATATGGGCACGCGTCGCCGTTTGTCGTTTGCCCACCACGACAGCGTGATTCGGGCCATGAAAGAGATGGTCGAACAAGAGGGCGAAACCGTAGAAGGGAAGTTCTGTCCGTGGGCGGGCCGATTTACCGGCACCAGCAATGTCTATCTGGCCATGAAATACAAACTCGTTCCCATCGGAACGATGAGTCACCAACTCATCGAATTCGAGGAGAACGTGAGCAGCATCTTCGAATGCAACTTCAACGTGATGCGTAAATTCAGCGATGTTTACGATGGCGACAATGGCATTTATCTCTATGATTGCTTCGGCGATAAGGTGTTTTTCAATAATCTTTCCAAACGCATGGCATTGATGTTCACCGGTCTGCGAGTAGACAGCGGCGTGGAAGAAGAACAAACCGAACGGATTATCGAGAAATATCGTTCGCTGGGCATCAATCCTGCCACTAAGCAAGTGGTCTACAGCAATGGGCTCAACATCCGTCGGGCTCTTGAAATTCATCGCTTCGTAGACGGCAGAGTGCAAGACAGTTATGGCATGGGCACTTTCCTTACTTGTGATGTGGAAAACTGCGAACCGATGAACATCGTTGTGAAGCTTACCCAATGCCGCATCACTGAGAAGCGCGAGTGGCACGACTGTGTGAAACTGTCGTGCGACAAGGGTAAGACGCTCGGCAATCCCGATAAATGCGCCTATCTGTTAAAACTCATCGAATAG
- a CDS encoding glycoside hydrolase family 18 — translation MKKINKALLLFVGGLFAFSSCNDWTEMEIKNPGDLTHTNKSEAYYAQLRAYKNSDHQKSFGWFGNWTGAKTSFANALQGLPDSTDFVSLWGNWKNPSQAQLDDLRFVQQKKGTKALICCLVFDIGDQITPAIPEAEVAKGTTWKQWRHKFWGWSNTDLDSCKAATVKYANAICDTIDKYGYDGFDIDAEPNYAQPFQTDKELWNKTGIMTLFIETLSKRIGPKSGTGRLLVIDGEPDAVADSLGKNFDYFILQAYSAGSSDQLNSRYITQAEHFKNYLTAEEVAKKIIVCENFEDHASKGGVNFTLLNGSVVPSLLGFAYWTPTYNGKSYTKGGVGSYHMEYEYGASSAQTTYKYLRRAIQIMNPSLK, via the coding sequence ATGAAGAAAATCAATAAAGCACTGCTGCTTTTCGTTGGCGGATTGTTTGCCTTCTCCTCGTGCAACGATTGGACGGAGATGGAAATCAAGAACCCGGGAGACCTGACACACACCAACAAAAGCGAGGCTTACTACGCCCAGTTGCGTGCCTATAAGAACAGCGATCATCAAAAATCGTTCGGTTGGTTTGGCAATTGGACGGGTGCAAAGACCAGTTTTGCCAACGCTCTTCAAGGACTTCCCGACAGCACCGACTTTGTTTCGCTTTGGGGAAACTGGAAAAATCCATCTCAGGCGCAGCTCGACGATCTGCGTTTCGTTCAGCAAAAGAAGGGCACAAAGGCACTCATTTGCTGCTTAGTGTTCGATATTGGCGACCAGATTACCCCCGCAATACCCGAAGCCGAGGTAGCTAAGGGAACCACATGGAAGCAATGGCGACATAAGTTTTGGGGGTGGAGCAACACCGATCTCGACTCTTGCAAGGCTGCAACGGTGAAGTATGCCAATGCTATCTGCGACACGATAGACAAGTATGGCTATGATGGCTTCGACATAGATGCCGAACCTAACTACGCACAACCTTTCCAAACCGATAAGGAACTTTGGAACAAAACCGGCATCATGACGCTCTTTATCGAGACGCTCTCAAAGCGTATCGGTCCTAAATCGGGAACGGGTCGACTGTTGGTGATCGACGGAGAGCCCGATGCCGTTGCCGATTCGTTGGGCAAAAACTTCGATTACTTCATCCTTCAGGCCTACAGTGCCGGTTCGAGCGACCAGCTCAACTCGCGTTACATTACGCAAGCCGAGCATTTTAAGAACTATCTCACGGCCGAAGAGGTGGCCAAGAAGATCATCGTTTGCGAGAATTTCGAAGACCATGCTTCAAAAGGCGGTGTCAACTTCACCTTGTTAAACGGTTCGGTTGTGCCCTCTTTGCTCGGGTTTGCTTACTGGACGCCGACTTACAACGGCAAGTCTTACACCAAAGGCGGAGTAGGTTCCTATCACATGGAGTACGAATACGGTGCTTCCTCTGCCCAAACCACCTACAAATATTTGCGCAGGGCCATACAAATCATGAACCCCTCGCTGAAGTAA
- a CDS encoding DUF1735 and LamG domain-containing protein, whose translation MKYSISKLMGSLALGSLLLAACNNAEYSELTDQAFIAQTNTDGNTSTKITVGTTAVSQDIKVRLSSPATVSHTFELVYDTLALKQYNQRNQTEYKALPDTVFSLSSSTITIDAGKVISSSIQLTVKPLADALKNSGMKYAIPLVLKSKDGQVGVLNSGGTIVYIIDQVVRQPVPVIDMAHSITFTMRKEYALSAWTVEMCVNMDQLGTAVGQLNNQMLFGGWAPSGKDGEIYTRFGDAPIEGNRLQVKTQGTQLNSNKLFDANKWYHIAFVCEGTKLSLYVDGKLDNSMDLPGKIVNISNSMSFATTSYFKAHAQVSELRFWTKARTQNEIANNMYVCDPKSDGLEAYWKMNEGQGDILNDATGHGNTGKIAAVPTWNTNVRIDGKE comes from the coding sequence ATGAAATACAGCATTTCAAAACTCATGGGCAGCTTGGCATTGGGCTCTCTTTTGCTTGCGGCTTGCAACAATGCCGAGTATTCGGAACTCACCGATCAGGCCTTCATTGCCCAGACCAACACCGACGGAAACACGTCGACGAAGATCACTGTAGGTACAACAGCCGTTTCGCAAGACATCAAAGTGCGGCTCTCGAGTCCGGCAACGGTCAGCCACACCTTTGAGTTGGTTTACGACACCTTAGCTCTTAAGCAGTACAACCAACGCAATCAAACCGAATACAAGGCCCTTCCCGATACTGTCTTTTCGCTTTCGTCGTCCACCATCACCATAGATGCCGGAAAAGTAATCTCTTCTTCCATACAGCTCACGGTGAAACCGTTGGCCGATGCACTCAAAAATTCGGGTATGAAGTATGCCATCCCCTTGGTGTTGAAGAGCAAAGACGGACAAGTAGGTGTGCTCAACTCGGGTGGAACCATTGTCTACATCATCGACCAGGTGGTGCGTCAGCCGGTGCCCGTTATCGATATGGCCCACTCCATCACGTTCACCATGCGTAAAGAGTACGCTCTTTCGGCCTGGACGGTTGAGATGTGCGTCAACATGGACCAGTTAGGCACAGCCGTAGGTCAGTTGAACAACCAGATGCTCTTTGGCGGTTGGGCTCCCTCGGGCAAAGACGGCGAGATCTATACCCGCTTCGGCGACGCCCCGATAGAAGGCAATCGCTTGCAGGTAAAGACCCAAGGCACGCAGCTCAACAGCAACAAACTCTTCGACGCCAACAAGTGGTATCACATCGCTTTCGTGTGCGAGGGAACCAAGCTCAGCCTTTACGTAGACGGCAAGTTGGACAATTCGATGGACCTTCCCGGCAAAATCGTCAACATTTCCAATTCGATGAGCTTCGCCACCACCTCCTATTTCAAGGCGCATGCTCAGGTGAGCGAGCTTCGTTTTTGGACAAAGGCACGTACGCAGAACGAGATTGCCAATAATATGTACGTCTGCGATCCCAAGAGCGACGGCTTAGAGGCCTACTGGAAGATGAACGAAGGACAGGGTGACATCCTCAACGATGCCACCGGGCACGGCAATACGGGTAAGATTGCAGCTGTTCCCACCTGGAATACCAACGTTCGTATTGATGGAAAAGAATAA
- a CDS encoding SusC/RagA family TonB-linked outer membrane protein, with amino-acid sequence MKKERILTTAAFLLLIGASSQAGSAFASSRRGTDASTESSAASATRGMNGQQSRNETKVTGTVFDNLGEPIIGATVKVKGTKTATVTDLDGHFNLSAAPGSTLVVSYLGHQTQELTVPADGKLTVTLQSESRQIDEVVVTALGIKRSEKALSYNVQKVGADDLTTVKSTNFMNSLSGKVAGININASAAGMGGATRVVMRGPKSITQSNQALYVIDGVPMTNTSQGTAGNSIYASQPGSEGIADINPEDIESISVLSGPAAAALYGSAAAQGVVMITTKKGKEGRVSVTVSHSSQFANPFKMPEFQNEYINRPGEMRSWGAKTASPYGAYDPKDFFNTGTNIQNNVALTAGNDKNQTYLSVGSTNAGGIIPNNNYDRYNFTFRNTTNMLNDKLTLDVNLNYIKEKDQNLTSQGQWFNPLTSTYLFPRGESFDAIRTFELYDPARNIYTQNWNYGDALKMQNPYWVAKRMVRTNNRSRYMLSGSLKYKVLDWLDVTGRLRWDDAVTKQEDKRYASTIDLFAHSKYGYYGYGKINDQSLYGDLMANINKTFDRFSVSANLGGSFSRTKYDQTGYQGGLKAPANLFTPNAIDYGQVTNDNRPIFDLHKHYINSLFANVELGWKSMLYMTVTGRNDWDSALDGTDHESFFYPSVGLSGVVSSMVKLPEFINYLKVRGSWASVGSAISPNITSKWRYEYNPASGTYKTVTYRFPKTFYPERTDSWEAGLSARFFNNALTLDVTLYQSNTRKQTFLRSITPTDGYTAEYIQTGNVRNRGIELALGYNKTFGEVGWNTSFTYSANRNKIIKLLDDDNEVLKQGGLSGAEIILKKGGTMGDVYMSTDFLRDAEGNIALDNTGNVLQTNLTNPQYRGSVLPKANVGFSNEFTWKGFNLGFLITARFGGIVLSQTQALLDAYGVSKASANARNNGGINVNGGKVNAENYYAVVGGDNPIWSEYIYSATNARLQEAHLGYTFPKKWLKWAELSLGLTANNLFFIYCKAPFDPESVATTGTYYQGFDYFMQPSLRSLGFNVKLKF; translated from the coding sequence ATGAAAAAGGAAAGAATCCTGACAACAGCTGCTTTTCTGCTGTTGATCGGTGCTAGTTCTCAGGCCGGTAGCGCGTTTGCTTCCAGCCGGAGGGGTACCGACGCTTCGACGGAAAGTAGTGCAGCCTCTGCAACGCGAGGCATGAATGGGCAACAGTCGCGTAATGAAACCAAAGTTACGGGTACGGTGTTTGACAATCTCGGCGAGCCGATTATCGGCGCAACGGTGAAGGTGAAGGGTACGAAGACGGCTACAGTGACCGACTTAGACGGCCATTTCAACCTCTCGGCCGCACCGGGCTCTACGCTCGTGGTGAGCTATTTGGGACATCAGACGCAGGAACTGACAGTGCCGGCAGACGGAAAACTGACGGTGACGTTGCAATCGGAGTCGCGACAGATCGACGAAGTGGTGGTAACAGCTCTCGGCATCAAGCGTTCGGAAAAAGCTTTGAGCTATAACGTACAGAAAGTGGGGGCCGACGACCTCACGACGGTGAAGAGTACCAACTTCATGAACTCGCTCAGCGGTAAGGTGGCCGGTATCAACATCAACGCATCGGCAGCCGGTATGGGTGGTGCCACACGTGTGGTGATGCGCGGTCCGAAATCGATCACGCAGAGCAACCAAGCCCTTTACGTCATCGACGGTGTGCCCATGACGAACACTTCTCAAGGAACGGCCGGCAATAGCATCTATGCTTCACAGCCGGGTTCGGAAGGAATTGCCGATATTAACCCCGAAGACATCGAAAGCATCTCGGTGTTGAGCGGTCCGGCGGCGGCAGCTCTCTATGGATCGGCTGCTGCACAGGGTGTTGTGATGATAACAACGAAGAAAGGAAAAGAGGGCCGAGTGAGCGTAACGGTGAGCCATAGCTCGCAGTTTGCCAATCCTTTTAAGATGCCCGAGTTCCAAAACGAATATATCAACAGACCCGGAGAGATGCGCAGTTGGGGAGCCAAAACGGCTTCACCTTATGGTGCTTACGATCCCAAAGATTTCTTCAATACGGGTACCAATATCCAGAACAACGTGGCATTGACAGCCGGCAACGACAAAAATCAAACCTATCTGTCGGTGGGCTCGACCAATGCGGGCGGTATCATCCCCAATAACAATTACGATCGCTATAACTTCACGTTCCGTAACACCACCAACATGCTTAACGACAAGCTCACACTGGACGTGAACTTAAACTATATCAAGGAGAAAGACCAAAACCTCACCTCGCAAGGACAGTGGTTCAACCCGCTGACATCGACCTATCTCTTCCCGCGCGGTGAGAGTTTTGATGCCATCCGTACCTTCGAACTCTACGATCCGGCACGGAATATCTACACGCAGAACTGGAATTACGGCGATGCATTGAAGATGCAAAACCCCTATTGGGTGGCTAAGCGCATGGTTCGCACCAACAATCGCAGCCGATATATGCTGAGCGGAAGTTTGAAATATAAGGTGTTGGACTGGCTGGACGTAACAGGTCGCTTGCGTTGGGACGATGCTGTGACCAAACAAGAGGACAAACGCTATGCATCGACTATCGACCTGTTTGCCCATTCTAAGTATGGCTACTACGGTTACGGCAAAATCAACGACCAATCGCTCTATGGCGACTTGATGGCTAACATCAATAAGACGTTCGATCGCTTCTCGGTGTCGGCCAACTTGGGCGGTTCTTTCTCGCGAACCAAGTATGACCAAACGGGCTATCAGGGTGGATTGAAAGCTCCTGCCAACCTTTTCACACCTAATGCAATCGACTATGGACAGGTGACCAACGATAACCGCCCCATCTTCGACTTGCATAAACATTACATCAACTCGCTCTTTGCCAATGTAGAATTGGGTTGGAAGAGCATGCTTTATATGACCGTTACCGGACGAAACGACTGGGATTCGGCCCTCGATGGCACCGACCACGAATCGTTCTTCTATCCTTCGGTGGGCTTGTCGGGCGTTGTTTCTTCAATGGTCAAGCTGCCCGAGTTTATCAACTACTTGAAGGTGCGTGGCTCATGGGCCTCTGTGGGTTCGGCCATCTCGCCCAATATCACGTCTAAATGGCGGTATGAATACAATCCGGCATCGGGCACTTACAAGACGGTGACCTATCGTTTCCCCAAGACTTTCTATCCCGAGCGCACTGATTCGTGGGAGGCTGGTCTGTCGGCACGCTTCTTCAACAACGCACTGACGCTGGATGTGACGCTCTATCAGTCGAACACTCGCAAGCAGACGTTCCTCCGTTCGATCACACCTACCGACGGTTACACCGCAGAATATATCCAAACGGGTAATGTTCGTAACCGAGGTATTGAATTGGCTCTGGGCTATAACAAGACGTTTGGCGAGGTGGGATGGAACACTTCGTTTACTTACAGTGCCAACCGCAACAAAATCATCAAACTGCTTGATGATGATAACGAGGTGTTGAAGCAGGGCGGACTCTCCGGAGCTGAGATCATCTTGAAGAAAGGCGGAACGATGGGCGATGTATATATGTCTACCGACTTCTTGAGAGATGCCGAAGGCAACATCGCACTCGACAATACGGGCAATGTTTTGCAGACCAACCTCACCAATCCGCAGTATCGTGGTTCGGTGCTTCCTAAAGCCAATGTGGGTTTCTCCAATGAGTTCACCTGGAAAGGCTTCAACCTGGGCTTCCTCATTACGGCGCGTTTCGGCGGTATTGTACTGTCGCAGACACAGGCTCTGCTCGATGCTTACGGTGTGTCTAAGGCTTCGGCCAACGCTCGTAACAATGGTGGCATCAACGTAAATGGAGGTAAGGTGAATGCCGAAAACTACTATGCTGTAGTCGGTGGAGACAATCCTATCTGGTCGGAATATATCTATAGCGCAACAAACGCTCGTCTGCAAGAGGCTCATTTGGGCTATACTTTCCCCAAAAAATGGCTCAAATGGGCGGAACTCTCTTTGGGGCTGACAGCCAATAACCTGTTCTTCATCTATTGCAAGGCACCGTTCGACCCCGAATCGGTGGCTACGACAGGCACCTATTATCAGGGTTTCGACTACTTTATGCAACCAAGCCTCCGCTCGTTGGGCTTCAACGTGAAATTGAAATTCTAA
- a CDS encoding YeiH family protein, producing the protein MLNEKRSSMLHGILLIALFALAAFYLGEMPWAKHLSISPMIIGILLGMLYANSLRNQLPDTWVPGIAFCTKRILRIGIILYGFRLTLQDVTAVGTPAIVADALIVCTTILGGIGIGRLLKLDRSIALLTSVGAGICGAAAVLGTESALNTKPYKTAVAVSTVVIFGTLSMFLYPLLYRNGIFALTPGEMGIMTGSTVHEVAHVVGAGNAMGKEVSDAAIIVKMIRVMMLVPVLLIVSWSVAHSSRGDEETQARRKHISIPWFAVLFLAVIGFNSLDLLPAAVTADINTADTFLLTMAMTALGTETSIDKFKKAGPKPFLLAGLLFCWLIGGGYCIAKYLVPAMM; encoded by the coding sequence ATGCTCAACGAAAAAAGGAGCAGCATGCTCCACGGTATTCTTCTCATTGCTCTCTTCGCCCTTGCTGCTTTCTATTTGGGCGAGATGCCTTGGGCTAAACACCTCTCTATCAGTCCGATGATTATCGGAATCCTCCTCGGCATGCTTTATGCCAACAGTCTTCGCAACCAACTTCCCGACACCTGGGTGCCTGGAATTGCGTTCTGTACAAAACGAATCCTGCGCATCGGCATCATCCTCTACGGCTTTCGGCTCACCCTGCAAGATGTTACTGCCGTGGGAACACCCGCCATCGTTGCCGATGCCCTTATCGTATGCACCACCATCTTGGGAGGCATCGGCATAGGCAGACTGCTGAAACTCGACCGCAGCATTGCGCTTCTCACCTCTGTTGGAGCTGGTATTTGCGGTGCGGCGGCCGTCTTGGGCACAGAGAGTGCCCTGAATACCAAACCTTATAAAACGGCCGTTGCTGTGTCTACAGTGGTGATTTTCGGCACCTTGTCGATGTTTCTCTATCCGCTGCTCTATCGCAACGGTATCTTTGCGCTTACTCCCGGCGAAATGGGAATTATGACCGGATCGACCGTTCACGAGGTGGCACATGTCGTCGGAGCAGGCAATGCCATGGGGAAAGAGGTGTCTGATGCGGCCATCATCGTTAAAATGATTCGTGTCATGATGCTTGTTCCCGTACTGTTGATCGTGAGTTGGTCGGTGGCGCATAGCTCTCGTGGCGACGAAGAGACGCAAGCCCGGCGCAAACACATCTCCATTCCCTGGTTTGCCGTACTCTTTTTGGCGGTCATTGGGTTCAATTCGCTGGACCTTTTGCCTGCCGCCGTCACCGCAGACATCAACACTGCAGACACGTTTTTGCTGACCATGGCTATGACAGCCTTGGGAACGGAAACCAGTATCGACAAGTTTAAAAAGGCCGGACCAAAGCCTTTTCTGCTGGCAGGCTTACTTTTCTGCTGGCTCATTGGCGGCGGATACTGCATTGCCAAATACTTGGTGCCAGCGATGATGTAG
- a CDS encoding HAD family hydrolase: protein MKPHITTLILDFDGTLGDSRALIVKTLQETLAALHLPFKDEPDCAATIGLPLKEAFIHLASVDEEMGERCAKTYRRIFDRNNHPGSVPAFPHVVDTIRELHRRGKTLTIASSRGRDSLPLLIESLGITLYISLVLSANDVKNAKPHPEPVLLTLRQLDLKADETLVVGDSVYDIEMGKRAHVHTCGVTYGNGTRAQLEAAHPEFLIDDFAHLLQLL, encoded by the coding sequence ATGAAACCGCATATAACAACCCTAATTTTAGATTTCGACGGAACGCTGGGCGATTCGCGCGCCCTCATCGTCAAGACACTGCAAGAGACACTTGCCGCCCTCCATCTGCCCTTCAAAGACGAGCCCGACTGTGCCGCCACCATCGGACTTCCCCTCAAAGAAGCCTTCATCCACCTGGCCTCTGTAGACGAGGAGATGGGCGAACGCTGTGCCAAAACCTACCGCCGCATTTTCGATCGGAACAATCATCCCGGTTCGGTGCCCGCCTTTCCGCATGTGGTCGACACGATACGCGAGCTTCATCGTCGAGGAAAGACGCTCACCATTGCCAGCAGTCGCGGTCGCGACTCGCTTCCTCTGCTGATCGAAAGCCTTGGCATCACGCTCTACATCAGTTTGGTTTTGAGTGCCAACGACGTGAAAAATGCCAAGCCTCACCCCGAACCGGTGCTCCTGACGCTCCGTCAACTGGATCTCAAGGCCGACGAAACACTCGTCGTGGGCGACTCCGTCTACGACATCGAGATGGGAAAACGTGCCCATGTGCACACCTGCGGCGTCACCTACGGCAACGGTACACGCGCCCAACTCGAAGCCGCCCATCCCGAGTTTCTCATCGACGACTTTGCCCATTTGCTTCAACTCCTATAG